Proteins from a genomic interval of Papaver somniferum cultivar HN1 chromosome 4, ASM357369v1, whole genome shotgun sequence:
- the LOC113274718 gene encoding polyadenylate-binding protein-interacting protein 11-like isoform X1, with the protein MAVVENELGVVNNGSANRTQTTQDSSNDLADQNNNSGIQMVDPNPNFHLKVQQFQQQQTADAHISSNNNNHISQIHHQGDNNNNMTNGNSGYGLQQQQQQQNNHQQKISEEGFKRDMRDLEELLSKLNPMAEEFVPPSLSNNGSVVGAGFYLNNFAMHSNNGNGNGNGNGNINRRKKNNYSQGRRRMNSRTSMAQREDIIRRTVYVSDIDHQVTEEQLAALFINCGQVVDCRICGDPHSVLRFAFIEFTDQDGARAALSLAGTMLGYYPVRVLPSKTAIAPVNPTFLPRSEDEREMCARTIYCTNIDKKVSQADVKHFFESICGEVYRLRLLGDYHHSTRIAFVEFIMAESAIAALNCSGVVLGSLPIRVSPSKTPVCPRSPRQMH; encoded by the exons ATGGCGGTTGTTGAAAATGAATTGGGGGTTGTTAATAATGGTTCAGCAAATAGGACACAGACAACACAAGATTCATCAAACGATCTTGCTGATCAAAACAACAATTCTGGGATTCAGATGGTGGATCCTAATCCTAATTTTCACTTGAAAGTTCAGCAATTTCAGCAGCAGCAGACTGCTGATGCTCACattagcagcaacaacaacaaccatataTCTCAGATTCATCATCAAGGAGACAATAACAATAATATGACTAATGGAAATTCGGGTTATGGattgcaacaacaacagcaacaacagaatAATCATCAACAGAAAATTAGTGAAGAAGGGTTTAAAAGGGATATGAGAGATTTAGAGGAACTTCTCTCTAAATTGAATCCTATGGCTGAGGAATTTGTTCCTCCTTCACTGTCTAACAATGGATCAGTAGTAGGTGCTGGTTTCTACCTTAACAATTTTGCCATGCATAGTAACAATGGCAATGGCAATGGCAATGGAAATGGAAACATTAACAGAAGG AAGAAGAATAATTATAGCCAGGGAAGGCGCAGGATGAATAGTCGAACAAGTATGGCGCAACGAGAAGATATAATTAGGCGCACCGTATATGTATCTGACATTGATCACCAG GTTACTGAAGAACAGCTTGCTGCTCTCTTCATCAACTGTGGACAG GTTGTGGACTGTCGCATTTGTGGTGATCCTCACTCCGTTCTTCGTTTCGCTTTTATTGAGTTCACTGACCAGG ATGGTGCAAGAGCTGCATTGAGTTTGGCCGGGACCATGCTTGGTTATTACCCAGTAAGGGTTCTGCCTTCCAAAACTGCAATTGCGCCGGTTAACCCAACATTTTTGCCGAGG TCTGAAGATGAGCGGGAGATGTGTGCGAGAACCATCTATTgcacaaatattgataaaaag GTTTCTCAAGCGGATGTGAAACACTTTTTTGAATCCATCTGTGGAGAG GTTTATCGTTTGAGACTTCTCGGAGACTATCACCATTCTACTCGTATTGCTTTTGTCGAGTTCATAATG GCTGAAAGTGCAATTGCTGCTCTGAACTGTAGTGGTGTGGTGCTGGGATCCTTACCAATTAG AGTAAGCCCCTCAAAGACGCCAGTTTGCCCACGTTCACCTCGTCAAATGCACTGA
- the LOC113274718 gene encoding polyadenylate-binding protein-interacting protein 11-like isoform X2, with the protein MAVVENELGVVNNGSANRTQTTQDSSNDLADQNNNSGIQMVDPNPNFHLKVQQFQQQQTADAHISSNNNNHISQIHHQGDNNNNMTNGNSGYGLQQQQQQQNNHQQKISEEGFKRDMRDLEELLSKLNPMAEEFVPPSLSNNGSVVGAGFYLNNFAMHSNNGNGNGNGNGNINRRKNNYSQGRRRMNSRTSMAQREDIIRRTVYVSDIDHQVTEEQLAALFINCGQVVDCRICGDPHSVLRFAFIEFTDQDGARAALSLAGTMLGYYPVRVLPSKTAIAPVNPTFLPRSEDEREMCARTIYCTNIDKKVSQADVKHFFESICGEVYRLRLLGDYHHSTRIAFVEFIMAESAIAALNCSGVVLGSLPIRVSPSKTPVCPRSPRQMH; encoded by the exons ATGGCGGTTGTTGAAAATGAATTGGGGGTTGTTAATAATGGTTCAGCAAATAGGACACAGACAACACAAGATTCATCAAACGATCTTGCTGATCAAAACAACAATTCTGGGATTCAGATGGTGGATCCTAATCCTAATTTTCACTTGAAAGTTCAGCAATTTCAGCAGCAGCAGACTGCTGATGCTCACattagcagcaacaacaacaaccatataTCTCAGATTCATCATCAAGGAGACAATAACAATAATATGACTAATGGAAATTCGGGTTATGGattgcaacaacaacagcaacaacagaatAATCATCAACAGAAAATTAGTGAAGAAGGGTTTAAAAGGGATATGAGAGATTTAGAGGAACTTCTCTCTAAATTGAATCCTATGGCTGAGGAATTTGTTCCTCCTTCACTGTCTAACAATGGATCAGTAGTAGGTGCTGGTTTCTACCTTAACAATTTTGCCATGCATAGTAACAATGGCAATGGCAATGGCAATGGAAATGGAAACATTAACAGAAGG AAGAATAATTATAGCCAGGGAAGGCGCAGGATGAATAGTCGAACAAGTATGGCGCAACGAGAAGATATAATTAGGCGCACCGTATATGTATCTGACATTGATCACCAG GTTACTGAAGAACAGCTTGCTGCTCTCTTCATCAACTGTGGACAG GTTGTGGACTGTCGCATTTGTGGTGATCCTCACTCCGTTCTTCGTTTCGCTTTTATTGAGTTCACTGACCAGG ATGGTGCAAGAGCTGCATTGAGTTTGGCCGGGACCATGCTTGGTTATTACCCAGTAAGGGTTCTGCCTTCCAAAACTGCAATTGCGCCGGTTAACCCAACATTTTTGCCGAGG TCTGAAGATGAGCGGGAGATGTGTGCGAGAACCATCTATTgcacaaatattgataaaaag GTTTCTCAAGCGGATGTGAAACACTTTTTTGAATCCATCTGTGGAGAG GTTTATCGTTTGAGACTTCTCGGAGACTATCACCATTCTACTCGTATTGCTTTTGTCGAGTTCATAATG GCTGAAAGTGCAATTGCTGCTCTGAACTGTAGTGGTGTGGTGCTGGGATCCTTACCAATTAG AGTAAGCCCCTCAAAGACGCCAGTTTGCCCACGTTCACCTCGTCAAATGCACTGA